DNA sequence from the Leptospiraceae bacterium genome:
CGGGGAGGGTTTACCCTGCCTGTTTTCTTTCGAAATCAGCGGTGAGCTCTTACCCCACCATTTCACCCTTACCCTGAAAGGGCGGTATCTTTTCTGTGGCACTTTCCATCGTCTTTCAACGTCCGGGTGTTACCCGGTCCCTTTGCCCTCTGGTGTCCGGACTTTCCTCGCTTCCTAAAGGTTCGCGCGGTTACCCGACAGGAACAGGAAATGAATACCCTGCTATTCTCTGCCTGTCAATCAGAAAAAAATTGACAAGCGATAAATGTCCTAATTAAATTTTGGATTGATTGCTTTTGGGATTGCATTTTCTACTGCAGTGTTAATCTTTCCCATTCATAATTCGTAATATTCTTTTCATCTCTGGAGAAATTCCACGCCGACGAGATAGATTTCCTTGTTTTCTGGAGATAGGTGCTTTTCATAGTATTTATTTTCTTTGATCTGCTTAAGAGCTGAACCTTTTTCGGTGAGCTCGATAACTTTGAACTCAAACACATAGACTTTTGTTTGAAGGATTACGGTCATGTCTACCTGTCCGTTGTTAGTCGGCTCTTCCGTTCGCACGTAGAAACTGACAGCGGTGAAATAGCAGTAGAAAATAGAAGCGTAGTAGCCTTCATAATTAGCTATGGTGTTCTTTCTATACCAGTCGTGAGGGATTGAGGCAAAGAAAGAGTGGAAAATATTTCTTAAAATATCCAGCTTCGAACTTTACATGGTTTTGAATAAGGATATTTTTGTTTTAGCAGTTAATGGATTGGAATTTAAAAAATAGTTTAGAAAACTGGAATTTAGGCTACGTTTGACTTGGGATAAGTCAGAGTGTAAATATATTCCCCATATAGATTCTCGCGTTTTTTTATGGTGAGATAACCCGTTTGAAAAAGAAGAACTTCTAACTGTATATTATCTACATCGAATGCACCGAGTCCATCTTCTGATACCTCGATATGTTCTATATTAATTGTATTGTATTTTCTTTCTTCTAAAAGTTTTATCAAAAAAGAAGGACTTCCTGTTTGAAACCAGTAGTTTTTGTATTCAGTTTTATCTAAAAATAATAATATATCATAAGGATTATATATCTTATCGCTTAAGAAGTTATAGCCATTATACCAGAGTTTTACATCTTCCATTCTATCCTGAAAAATAGAAAGCTCGGTTTCCGTATATCGACAAATAAGCTCTTACCAAATCGTCTCGAACGGGAGAGAAAATAATATTTCCCGGCATCGACAAGCTGTCGAACAAAACTACTTTTATCCACAGCGTTTTTTAAAAGGAATGCATAATTTTATACTTGCAAGAAAAAATAATTATATAGCATTATGGTTTTGAAAATGAGCGATAAATCCACAAGAGCCACTATTCATATTCAATTGAATTTTCCCGGAAAAGAAATTTTTCATTATGAAACCGGAGAAACTTCCAGTTTTGATACCTCTCCTCTCTGGTCACACTTTGAAGTAATGGAATGTCCGGGGAATATATCATTGGGGAGTCCGGAAGAGGATTACTGTAGACTCTCCGCTGAGATTAACAACATATTAAACTATTTTTCTGACCTTGAATCTCACAGCATTGGAACTTTCGAGTATAATAATGCAGTAAATTCGAAAATAATAATTCAAGGTTCTGCTCAAGAACTTTTTACAAAAATATTTTTCCTTCTTACACTTGAATCTCAATGTACCGTATTTAGAAATAATCAATGGTTACGCAGTAATTATATCATTTCTAATGATATAGAACGTCTATTTTACACACTATTCTCTTCTTTTTTAACAAAAGAACATTACATAAACCCTGAGAAAACAATAAATTTGAACTTGTTTAAAGAAGAGTTAAATCTCTATAAAGAGGGAATTATCGGCATATTGAACCGGGTGAGAATGGGTGTAAAACTCAGTTCAGACAGTGTTCAAAATGGCTTGACTTATCTTGCAGATTTAATGACTTATATAAATTTAGATTTTGACAGACTTTATCTTCAGTTAAAAAATAAAGTAATAAATGATACATTCAAAGCATAATACTAATATTCTAAAATTAAGATAATATATAGTGTAGCTTAAGAACCAAAATAAAGGGCCACAGCTTATTACACTATTATTGCATAGTAAATCAAATTTGTTTTATTAAATATGAATAACAGGATTAAAACTTTTTCTCTGAATTACTAAAACCATAACCCATATTTGGATTCCAATATCCATATTGCCAGGGTCCGGTAGACTTACTTATAAAGGAAGAATCAGTTCCTATACCACCATAAAAATCAGTAGATGGGTTATCATTAGGGCGATAATAACGAATCTCAAAATGCAAATGAGGACCTCCGGTTGTTCCTGAATACAAGTTTTTAGATACAAGTTGTCCTTTTACCACAGACGAACCATTCAAGTTAAGTCCTGCTGTTTCATCCAGGTCCAAGTCTATATGAGCATAAATAGAAACTAGTTTTCCCAACGTAGTTCCATTTGGATCTGTTATAGTTTTAGTTATAGATAGATAATGCCTATATTTAGAGGATGATTTAGTAGTATAAATGATTCCATCATGTACAGCATATAAATTTACCGAAGTTAAATTACTACTATTGAGATGATAATCTGTACCTGTGTGATGTTCACCTGTAGAGTTTGGCCCCTTTCCCGTTCCAAAATTTCCATTAAGAGCTATGCTATAGGAAGGTTTACTGCCACTATTATCTTGAAATGGATTCTGAAATACTATAGAATTCGCATTTAAAACAAGTGAATCGATTGAAGATTTTAGAGAGCTATTTGTTGAGTAATAATCTGGCGTAAAAACATCATCCGATACTTTTGAAGAAGTCGCTTTTGGTAAAAAGGCAAGTAATAACCACATTTCTTTCTTAGTATCATCTTTTTTTGTACGGCATTGTATAAGAGATGAAAATAGAATAAAAATAAGAAATTTCTTCATATCTCGATACTTCCTTAAAGTTAATTTTTTTTTATTCATTTTATTCCTTGAAACATATCCCAGTTTATATCATAATAATTTAATAGTCAAGAGAATTTCCGATTATATCACCGGTTGCGGAAGCGGGCTTTTTTTCTTTGTTTTCCCAAAAAAGTTTGACCCTTTCTGAAAACTCTTATCTCCTGCTTTTATGACACTCATAAATCCTGAAATCGCATTTGCGAATAAAATTTTCTGGTATATGGCCATAGGTGGAACCTCTATTTACCTGATTAAGATGGCTCTTTCTTTTTTTGGTTCGGACGATGTGGAAATGGATGACCCTTCCGATGCCCTTGACTCGGATGTAGATTTCAAATTTTTCTCTGTTCAGGCCATCCTGATGCTGTTCCTTGCCAGTGGCTGGATGGGTATTGTTTGCCTCGAAGTTTTAAAGTTCGACCTCTTTCAGAGTGTTTTTGTCTCGGTTATCTTCGGGTTCATTGCTGCTTTCATGGAAGTCTATATACTGGCCAAAGTAAAAGGATTACAGGAAGTTCACGAAAGGAATGTAGAAGAAGCTATCGGTAAAACAGGTAAGGTATATCTTAGTATACCGGAAGGAGGAATGGGGGAAATCCAGATTGTTTTTCAGGGAAGCATGAAGAATATAAAAGCCATGTCAAAAGATAGAAAAGCCATATCCGCTTTTACAGAAATAAAAGTCGTAGAAGTGCTGGATGGAAAAATTTTAATCGTCAGTCCTCTATGAAACTATAAAAAAGGAATACACTATGAAAGAAATCTATCGTTCCTGTAATTTATGTGAAGCCATCTGCGGTCTCCGTTTTGAGATGGAAGGAGATAAAATCCTCAGCATTCGAGCCGATAAAGAAGACCCTTTCAGCACAGGCCACATTTGTCCCAAAGGCCCTGAACTTAAAACGATTTATGAAGATAAGGATAGACTTCGCTTTCCTGTAAAAAGAATTGGTTCCAAATGGGAAAGGATTTCTTATGAAGACGCTTATATAGAAGTGGCAGAAAGTATTCATAAAATCCAGACTAAATACGGGGATGATTCTATCGGGGCCTATCTCGGAAATCCGAGTGTACATAATTACGGGACTATCTTATTCGGAAGTAAGTTCTTTAACAAATTAAAAACAAGAAATCTTTTTTCTGCTTCCTCTGTGGACCAGCTTCCCCATCACTTTGCAGCGCATTTCATGTTCGGTCATCATTTTATTCTGCCTATTCCCGATATAGACAGGACTGATTATTTTTTAATGATGGGTGCCAATCCTCTTGCTTCCAAGGGGAGTATGATGACCGCTCCGAACATCAATAAACGTTTAAAAAACTTAAAAGAAAGGGGAGCTAAATTAGTTGTAATTGATCCGAGACGAACCGAAACCGCAGAAATAGCAGACCGGCATCTTTTCATCCAACCGGAAACCGACGCATTTCTTCTCTTATCTTTTTTATACATTTTATTTACACGAAATACTCTTCGTCTAAAACGATTTGAAAACCACATAAGCGGTATTGGAGAGCTGAAAGACTTTGTTTTGGCGTATCCACCCGGGAGAACTTCTGCGATAACCGGCATTTCCGAAGAGGCCCTTCAGCAAATCGTTACTGAATTTACATCTTCTAAAAGAGCCCTTGTTTATGGAAGAATCGGTCTTTCGGTTCAAAGATTTGGAGGGCTCTGCCAGTTTTTGATTAACTCGATTAACCTGCTCAGCGGCAATTTTGATGAACCCGGTGGTGCTATGTTTACCCTGCCTGCTGTAGATATACTTTCTCTCTCGAATGATAGCGAATGTGGTTTTAATCGATGGAGAAGTAAGGCCAGGAACCTTCCGGAGTTTAACGGTGAATTTCCGGTTTCCGCCCTGGCAGATGAAATTCTTCATCCGGAAGGAATCAAAGGATTTATCACTTCTGCCGGAAACCCGGTTCTCTCTACACCCAATGGAAACAAGTTGGAAAAAGCTCTGAGCGGTCTTGAGTTTATGTTGAGTGTAGATTTTTATATTAATGAAACAAGTCGTTTTGCTAATATAATAATTCCTCCGAGCCACACTTTAGAAAGGGAACACTATGACCTGATTTTTAATGCTTTTGCCGTAAGAAATGTAGCCAAATATTCTCCGGCAGTTTTTCTAAAGGAAGAGAGTCTTCGGCATGACTGGGAGATTTTTAGCGATTTAGCGAAAGCCCTGGATATGATAAGAAAGGGAAAGACTCCACAGTTTTCTCCTTCGAGAATAAACCCGGAAAGTATGCTCGATTATCTTTTAAAATCAGGACCTTATGGTAAGTCGAAGAAAGAAACTGGCTTTTTGGACCTGGATGAGCTAAAAAAGCATCCGCATGGAATAGACCTCGGAGACTTAAAACCTAATCTCTTAGACCGAATAAAAACGAAAGATAAGAAAATAGTTCTTTTCCCGGAAATTTTAAAAACAGAAAAACAGAGATTAGAAGATATATTTAGCGAAAAGCAAGGACAATCCGATAACACATTTCTTTTAATTGGAAGGCGTATGCTAAAGAGCAATAATTCCTGGATGCATAATAGCGAAAGACTGCTCTCAGGCAAAACACCCTGTACGGCTCTTCTTCATCCGGATGATGCAAAACGATTACAACTTTCCGAAAAAAATAGAATAAAAGTAAAATCTAAAATAGGAGAAATTGAGCTTCCATACGAATTAAGTGATTCTATCATGCCCGGAGTCATTTGTATTCCGCACGGATACGGCCACAACCGGGAAGGAGTTGTTCTTCAAGTAGCCAGACAACAGGCAGGGGTGAGTATTAATGATCTCACAGACGATAGCCGTATGGACACACTTTCCGGTAATGCAGCTTTAAATGGGATTTCCGTTGAAGTGGGAGGCCTTGATTCAGAAGGAACTATCTAAAAAAACTGGGAGGCAAAATTAATAGATGATGAAAAAAGCCCCAAAAAAAATGATGACAGAAAAGGCAAAAAACATGACATTTAAAACTATTTTCCATGCTCTCATTTTGGGAACTTTAAGCTCTATATTTATAACTTCTCCTCTTTCGGCGGAAAAGACCCTGGATGAAAAAATAAATTCCCTTTCAGAGAATGAAAAACCTAAGGAAGCTAAAAAAGTTACCTTAAAAAGTATTGAACAGGTTGTAAAATTAGCAGTGGAAAACAGTGCTAAAATTCGCAGTGCCCGTTACGAGTTGATGCGTTCGGATAGTGAATATTTAAAAAGTCAATCTCAGTATTCCTGGAGGGTTCTGGGTAATCTGGATGCACAGAAGCAGAAGCTTCCCTTTAACCAGGCAAATATTTTTTCCGGAACAAAAACTTCTACCGACACGATTTCTGCCGGAATTGATAAACGTTTTGAAACCGGAACGTATGTGAAGTTAGAAGCCAGTACCATGCGATTTGACAGCAACGCGTTTGAGAATGCATCTACTACACCAGCTGCTTTTTCCGCACTGGCTATAGGTCCGCTTTATACGGGAAAGTTAACCGCTACTTTGAGTCAGGATCTTCTGAAAAATGCTTTTGGTTATTTAGAAAGAGATAATCAGAAAATTCTAAAATACCAGAGTGAAATTAAGAAACAGGAATTATCCTACCAGGTTTCTTCTATGGTAGTAAATACCATGATTGAATACTGGCAGTATTTAATTGCAGACGCTTCTCTTCAAACCTATGAACGTCTCTTGAAGAATACCAACGATATTCGAAACCTAACTCGTCGTAAAATGGGACTGGGGCTTGCCGAAAGTTTCGAGATAAACCAGTGGAATGCAATGGTCTCCCAGGCTCAGAGCCAGGTAGAGCAATCTAAACTGGAAAGAGACAAGGCAAGAAAAGCCCTGATGAGAACTCTGAACATTACGGAAGATTCGGAAATTTCCAAGCTTTCCGATCTCGAAGATAAGCTTCCTTCAGGCTTGAATTATGAAACAGACCGTGATTACGCGTTTCAACATAGAGCAGATTGGAAGTCGATTCAAATTCAGAAAGAAATGTCGGATATGGGACTCAGCATGGCGAAAAACAACGCCCTGCCGGTACTCAGGGCCACAGCTTCCTATTCTTCCCAGGGACAAAATTTGGAATCTCCGCAGAAAAATTTTACCGATTCGAATCGGGGAATTCCCTCCACAAAATATCCTACGGTAGTTGGAAAACTTGAATTTATGTATCCTTTAAGCGATCCCGGTGTGAAAGCCGGAGTTCGGGA
Encoded proteins:
- a CDS encoding PD-(D/E)XK nuclease domain-containing protein, translating into MDILRNIFHSFFASIPHDWYRKNTIANYEGYYASIFYCYFTAVSFYVRTEEPTNNGQVDMTVILQTKVYVFEFKVIELTEKGSALKQIKENKYYEKHLSPENKEIYLVGVEFLQR
- a CDS encoding AAA family ATPase codes for the protein MDKSSFVRQLVDAGKYYFLSRSRRFGKSLFVDIRKPSFLFFRIEWKM
- a CDS encoding molybdopterin-dependent oxidoreductase, whose protein sequence is MKEIYRSCNLCEAICGLRFEMEGDKILSIRADKEDPFSTGHICPKGPELKTIYEDKDRLRFPVKRIGSKWERISYEDAYIEVAESIHKIQTKYGDDSIGAYLGNPSVHNYGTILFGSKFFNKLKTRNLFSASSVDQLPHHFAAHFMFGHHFILPIPDIDRTDYFLMMGANPLASKGSMMTAPNINKRLKNLKERGAKLVVIDPRRTETAEIADRHLFIQPETDAFLLLSFLYILFTRNTLRLKRFENHISGIGELKDFVLAYPPGRTSAITGISEEALQQIVTEFTSSKRALVYGRIGLSVQRFGGLCQFLINSINLLSGNFDEPGGAMFTLPAVDILSLSNDSECGFNRWRSKARNLPEFNGEFPVSALADEILHPEGIKGFITSAGNPVLSTPNGNKLEKALSGLEFMLSVDFYINETSRFANIIIPPSHTLEREHYDLIFNAFAVRNVAKYSPAVFLKEESLRHDWEIFSDLAKALDMIRKGKTPQFSPSRINPESMLDYLLKSGPYGKSKKETGFLDLDELKKHPHGIDLGDLKPNLLDRIKTKDKKIVLFPEILKTEKQRLEDIFSEKQGQSDNTFLLIGRRMLKSNNSWMHNSERLLSGKTPCTALLHPDDAKRLQLSEKNRIKVKSKIGEIELPYELSDSIMPGVICIPHGYGHNREGVVLQVARQQAGVSINDLTDDSRMDTLSGNAALNGISVEVGGLDSEGTI
- a CDS encoding M23 family metallopeptidase gives rise to the protein MKKFLIFILFSSLIQCRTKKDDTKKEMWLLLAFLPKATSSKVSDDVFTPDYYSTNSSLKSSIDSLVLNANSIVFQNPFQDNSGSKPSYSIALNGNFGTGKGPNSTGEHHTGTDYHLNSSNLTSVNLYAVHDGIIYTTKSSSKYRHYLSITKTITDPNGTTLGKLVSIYAHIDLDLDETAGLNLNGSSVVKGQLVSKNLYSGTTGGPHLHFEIRYYRPNDNPSTDFYGGIGTDSSFISKSTGPWQYGYWNPNMGYGFSNSEKKF
- a CDS encoding TolC family protein gives rise to the protein MMKKAPKKMMTEKAKNMTFKTIFHALILGTLSSIFITSPLSAEKTLDEKINSLSENEKPKEAKKVTLKSIEQVVKLAVENSAKIRSARYELMRSDSEYLKSQSQYSWRVLGNLDAQKQKLPFNQANIFSGTKTSTDTISAGIDKRFETGTYVKLEASTMRFDSNAFENASTTPAAFSALAIGPLYTGKLTATLSQDLLKNAFGYLERDNQKILKYQSEIKKQELSYQVSSMVVNTMIEYWQYLIADASLQTYERLLKNTNDIRNLTRRKMGLGLAESFEINQWNAMVSQAQSQVEQSKLERDKARKALMRTLNITEDSEISKLSDLEDKLPSGLNYETDRDYAFQHRADWKSIQIQKEMSDMGLSMAKNNALPVLRATASYSSQGQNLESPQKNFTDSNRGIPSTKYPTVVGKLEFMYPLSDPGVKAGVRDAYIQKKQVSIMELDKKREIEDDIQTRLDALSTSHKVLLNSVETRKSTEAYYYGLYSSFRRGRFTAVTVKNALDSLVQNELGETQAKINFNIELLRYELAKNSIFEKFGIDINKLIEE